In one Phyllostomus discolor isolate MPI-MPIP mPhyDis1 chromosome 8, mPhyDis1.pri.v3, whole genome shotgun sequence genomic region, the following are encoded:
- the TIMM29 gene encoding mitochondrial import inner membrane translocase subunit Tim29 codes for MAAAALKRLWSQSRGDAGDSATAKPSVWARLGAWARALLRDYAEACGDAAAAARARPGRAAVYLGLLGGAATCCALAPSEQAFEEALLDASGTLLLLAPATRNRDSEAYVQQLLWLRGRGRLRHVNLGLCSLVYEAPYDPQASLYQARCHYLQPRWAEFPDRILDVGFVGRWWVLGARMRDCDINDDEFLHLPAHLRVVGAHQLHSEANERLFDEKYQPVVLTDDQVDQALWEEQVLQKEKKDKLALSQAESLMGRARNETQ; via the exons TGTGTGGGCGAGGTTGG GTGCCTGGGCTCGCGCACTGCTCCGGGACTACGCGGAGGCTTGCGGGgacgcggcggcggcggcacggGCCCGGCCCGGCCGTGCCGCAGTGTACTTGGGATTGCTGGGCGGCGCGGCGACCTGCTGCGCACTTGCGCCTAGCGAGCAGGCCTTCGAGGAGGCTCTGCTCGATGCGTCGGGGACTCTGCTGCTGCTGGCGCCCGCCACGCGAAACCGCGACTCGGAAGCGTACGTGCAGCAGCTACTTTGGCTGCGGGGCCGCGGACGACTCCGCCACGTGAATCTGGGACTCTGCTCACTGGTGTATGAGGCTCCCTACGACCCCCAGGCCAGCCTTTACCAGGCCCGCTGCCACTATTTGCAGCCTCGTTGGGCGGAGTTCCCAGACCGGATCTTGGACGTGGGCTTCGTGGGTCGTTGGTGGGTACTGGGGGCTCGGATGCGCGACTGCGACATCAACGACGATGAGTTCCTCCACCTGCCTGCACATTTGCGCGTTGTCGGGGCTCATCAGCTGCATTCGGAAGCCAATGAGAGGCTCTTTGATGAGAAGTATCAGCCTGTCGTGCTCACTGACGATCAGGTGGATCAGGCGCTATGGGAGGAGCAGGTCttgcagaaggaaaagaaggacaaGCTGGCCCTGAGCCAGGCCGAGTCTCTGATGGGGAGGGCCCGAAATGAAACCCAGTGA